One genomic segment of Stigmatella erecta includes these proteins:
- a CDS encoding response regulator transcription factor produces the protein MMVSHEQSVLIVHPDPVLRAGLVSALAPRRIIAVSSRDDAARTLAERVPDVVLADVVEARRFIRDLDRLAPAAMRVFLCPQSQSQELRELVDVAAEGHEFHTVDPTVPVEEMARSLRELMRQRASVRVPTTGLEAVFLVEGQPLRAQCLNVGNEGVLLKLPVDSPIEQLPPGTRIFDLRLERAGQVMLRTNGFVRHLGLERAPGDAWFRVGIQLERTGTGIGHVELATLNDMVRVLAVLRRALRRSGMLQCTLVQGVRRREELQASLIEETAEAPAVLRCALPLRWTVAVGDVVQLVFDLSGKSYHGWAAVVRTEADSFVLSMPRSLSMYHRRSSMRFKAGEDQTFSVAYVSPLTGESMEYPVMDLHPLGLSFAYDAARDVLPVGLIIDTFTLVLPDGTRAPCSAEVRDSSPLLSHAVGGMARPFRCGMRLLNVQPEARQVVMDAFVQARCPQVRDGRTEPFQNVWELARAVHLFHPDYPFEEGPHLATLEDTHRKLAGVPEGLFRTFLYCEGDQLLGHVSGVRTHSRTWMVQHLMVMPTVRRGENISRELPALNVDYAEALEDVHYMRIFWRLQNKWPDRVFGWIARTMHIEGLTELQTMNYTRVPFTQPLRTRRGLPTVRPATAADLKWLEGHLRERGEVVRLMADDLLAPEARMPTLAARYAPHGIHRGRSLFVVDGENAPLALALAEEATPGLSWAEMTSAFSFVVPQAQHPRAAEAREALAAHCVEHYRQQGKRSALALVQDDEVEGLVAMGFQWSCRVAKWTFHRSTARTWHMLMAAVFERLRARAPRVLGQDEERTD, from the coding sequence TTGATGGTCTCGCACGAGCAGTCGGTGTTGATCGTCCACCCGGATCCGGTGTTACGGGCTGGGCTGGTGTCGGCGTTGGCCCCCCGGAGGATCATCGCGGTGTCGTCCCGGGATGACGCGGCGCGTACCCTGGCCGAGCGGGTTCCGGACGTGGTGCTGGCGGACGTGGTGGAGGCCCGCCGCTTCATCCGGGACCTGGACCGGCTGGCGCCCGCGGCCATGCGGGTGTTCCTCTGTCCCCAGTCCCAGTCGCAGGAGCTGCGCGAGCTGGTGGACGTGGCGGCCGAGGGCCATGAATTCCACACGGTGGACCCCACCGTGCCGGTGGAGGAGATGGCGCGCAGCCTGCGCGAGCTGATGCGCCAGCGCGCCTCGGTGCGCGTGCCCACCACGGGGCTGGAGGCCGTCTTCCTGGTGGAGGGCCAGCCGCTGCGCGCCCAGTGCTTGAACGTGGGCAACGAGGGCGTGCTGCTGAAGCTGCCCGTGGACTCGCCCATCGAGCAGCTGCCGCCGGGCACGCGCATCTTCGATTTGCGCCTGGAGCGCGCCGGGCAGGTGATGCTGCGCACCAACGGCTTCGTGCGGCACCTGGGGCTGGAGCGCGCCCCGGGGGATGCCTGGTTCCGCGTGGGCATCCAGCTGGAGCGCACGGGCACCGGCATTGGCCACGTGGAGCTGGCCACCCTCAACGACATGGTGCGGGTGCTGGCGGTGCTGCGGCGCGCGCTGCGGCGCAGCGGCATGCTCCAGTGCACGCTGGTGCAGGGGGTGCGCCGCCGCGAGGAGCTGCAGGCCTCGCTCATCGAGGAGACGGCGGAGGCGCCCGCCGTGCTGCGCTGCGCGCTGCCGCTGCGCTGGACCGTGGCGGTGGGGGACGTGGTCCAGCTCGTCTTCGACCTGAGCGGCAAGAGCTACCACGGCTGGGCCGCGGTGGTGCGCACCGAGGCCGACAGCTTCGTCCTGTCGATGCCGCGCAGCCTGTCCATGTACCACCGGCGCAGCAGCATGCGCTTCAAGGCCGGGGAGGACCAGACCTTCTCCGTCGCCTACGTGTCGCCGCTGACGGGCGAGTCCATGGAGTACCCGGTGATGGACCTGCACCCGCTGGGCCTGTCGTTCGCCTACGACGCGGCCCGGGACGTGCTGCCCGTGGGGCTCATCATCGACACCTTCACCCTGGTGCTCCCGGATGGCACCCGGGCCCCCTGCAGCGCGGAGGTGCGCGACAGCTCCCCGCTGCTCAGCCACGCGGTGGGCGGCATGGCCCGGCCCTTCCGCTGCGGCATGCGCCTGCTCAACGTGCAGCCCGAGGCGCGCCAGGTGGTGATGGACGCCTTCGTCCAGGCGCGCTGCCCCCAGGTGCGCGATGGCCGCACGGAGCCGTTCCAGAACGTGTGGGAGCTGGCCCGGGCCGTGCATCTCTTCCACCCGGACTACCCCTTCGAGGAGGGGCCCCACCTGGCCACGCTGGAGGACACGCACCGCAAGCTGGCGGGCGTGCCCGAGGGGCTGTTCCGCACCTTCCTGTACTGCGAGGGGGACCAGCTGCTGGGCCACGTGTCCGGGGTGCGCACGCACTCGCGCACGTGGATGGTGCAGCACCTGATGGTGATGCCCACGGTGCGCCGGGGGGAGAACATCTCCCGCGAGCTGCCCGCCCTCAACGTGGACTACGCCGAGGCGCTGGAGGATGTGCACTACATGCGCATCTTCTGGCGCTTGCAGAACAAGTGGCCCGACCGCGTCTTCGGGTGGATTGCCCGCACCATGCACATCGAGGGGCTCACCGAGCTTCAGACGATGAACTACACGCGCGTGCCCTTCACCCAGCCCCTGCGCACGCGCCGCGGCCTGCCCACGGTGCGGCCCGCGACGGCGGCGGACCTGAAGTGGCTGGAGGGCCACCTGCGCGAGCGTGGGGAGGTGGTGCGGCTGATGGCCGATGACCTGCTGGCCCCCGAGGCGCGGATGCCCACGCTCGCCGCGCGCTACGCCCCCCACGGCATCCACCGCGGCCGCTCCCTCTTCGTGGTGGACGGGGAGAACGCGCCGCTGGCCCTGGCCCTGGCCGAGGAGGCCACGCCGGGGCTGAGCTGGGCGGAGATGACCTCGGCCTTCTCCTTCGTCGTGCCCCAGGCGCAGCACCCCCGGGCCGCCGAGGCGCGCGAGGCGCTCGCGGCCCACTGCGTGGAGCACTACCGGCAGCAGGGCAAGCGCTCCGCGCTGGCGCTCGTCCAGGACGACGAGGTGGAGGGGCTGGTGGCCATGGGCTTCCAGTGGAGCTGCCGCGTGGCCAAGTGGACCTTCCACCGGAGCACGGCGCGCACCTGGCACATGCTCATGGCCGCCGTCTTCGAGCGGCTCCGGGCCCGGGCGCCCCGGGTGCTGGGACAGGACGAGGAGCGGACGGATTGA
- the nadA gene encoding quinolinate synthase NadA yields MSPEVDTDVDLESKINALKKSLNAVILAHYYQESEIQDVADFVGDSLALAQAAAKTDADVIVFCGVHFMAETAKILNPTKQVLLPDLKAGCSLSDRCPPAAFQAFKAKHPDAFVVSYVNSSAAVKAMSDVICTSSNAVKIVSQVPQDRQILFAPDQHLGRHVMKQTGRDMVLWPGSCIVHEIFSEKKLVQLKVEHPDAEVVAHPECEQPVLRHADFIGSTKGILDYVVASPKQKFIVVTEAGILHQMKLKAPQKTYIPAPPDNGCACNECPYMRLNTLQKLYQCMRDRTPELILPEHLQTAARAPLQRMLEWS; encoded by the coding sequence ATGAGCCCCGAAGTGGACACCGACGTGGACCTCGAGTCGAAGATCAACGCGCTGAAGAAGTCTCTCAACGCGGTTATCCTGGCGCACTATTACCAGGAGAGTGAAATCCAGGATGTAGCGGACTTCGTGGGAGACAGTCTGGCCCTGGCGCAGGCGGCGGCGAAGACGGACGCGGACGTCATCGTCTTCTGCGGTGTGCACTTCATGGCGGAGACGGCGAAGATTCTGAACCCCACCAAGCAGGTGTTGCTGCCGGACCTGAAGGCGGGCTGCTCCCTGTCGGACCGGTGCCCCCCGGCCGCCTTCCAAGCGTTCAAAGCCAAACATCCGGACGCGTTCGTGGTGAGCTACGTGAACAGCTCCGCGGCGGTGAAGGCGATGAGCGACGTCATCTGCACCTCCTCCAACGCGGTGAAGATTGTCAGCCAGGTGCCCCAGGACCGGCAGATCCTCTTCGCGCCGGATCAACACCTGGGCAGGCACGTGATGAAGCAGACGGGCCGGGACATGGTGCTGTGGCCGGGCAGCTGCATCGTCCACGAAATCTTCAGCGAGAAGAAGCTGGTGCAGCTCAAGGTCGAGCACCCGGACGCCGAGGTGGTGGCGCACCCCGAATGCGAGCAGCCGGTGCTGCGGCACGCGGACTTCATCGGCTCCACCAAGGGCATCCTGGATTACGTGGTGGCCAGCCCGAAGCAGAAGTTCATCGTCGTCACGGAGGCCGGCATCCTCCACCAGATGAAGCTCAAGGCCCCGCAGAAGACTTATATCCCCGCCCCGCCCGACAACGGCTGCGCGTGCAACGAGTGCCCGTACATGCGGCTCAACACCCTGCAGAAGCTCTACCAGTGCATGCGGGACCGGACCCCGGAGCTCATCCTTCCCGAACACTTGCAGACCGCCGCCCGGGCCCCGCTGCAGCGCATGCTCGAGTGGTCCTGA
- a CDS encoding metallothionein: MKRMGMAMAVLGLTGGVLLAPGVGHACEGHAKAAPAPSEAKPGKVQPLQEVDELLSAKCQCGSKADCTCKKGACECARCKGGRRHVMDALREQDTGLKLEDARRDASAGIFI; this comes from the coding sequence ATGAAGCGCATGGGCATGGCGATGGCTGTCCTGGGGCTGACGGGCGGCGTGCTGCTCGCTCCGGGCGTGGGACACGCCTGCGAGGGCCACGCGAAGGCCGCGCCGGCGCCTTCCGAGGCGAAGCCCGGGAAGGTCCAGCCGCTCCAGGAAGTGGACGAGCTGCTGAGCGCCAAGTGCCAGTGTGGCAGCAAGGCGGACTGCACCTGCAAGAAGGGCGCGTGTGAGTGCGCCCGGTGCAAGGGGGGCCGCCGCCACGTGATGGATGCGCTGCGAGAGCAGGACACGGGGCTGAAGCTGGAGGACGCGCGCCGTGACGCGTCCGCCGGCATCTTCATCTGA